One genomic window of Panicum hallii strain FIL2 chromosome 6, PHallii_v3.1, whole genome shotgun sequence includes the following:
- the LOC112896951 gene encoding uncharacterized protein LOC112896951 isoform X2, whose protein sequence is MAEERGRWVWQPERPPLHPNRRGQSAVIPLRCDNSSSSNYRHAQASRNHRHKGGDPSRVKIREVIKGAHLFSNKVKELSRKVGLGMLLRSLMPGIALCREPGHFFGICGKPKVCFICAVPGHHMDVCPRWNQPLPAASYYGSASLGLGFYHLKVDEKSPSQWLNLSNCGVVRVLTGQITLVELEKELADIYCRDWPFQIREPGNFLVRFPPHKKISDIKNYPSFGLRKTGVQVEVLEWIGETDPLEELQEVWIQIRSIPPRWCDWKGFDQITSGFGLMLDVDWPTIFKSFYEVVRVKLACRDPSKIPAERMFEKTL, encoded by the coding sequence ATGGCGGAAGAGCGAGGGAGATGGGTCTGGCAGCCGGAAAGACCTCCACTGCACCCCAACCGGCGCGGCCAATCTGCCGTGATCCCCCTCCGGTGcgacaacagcagcagcagcaactacCGCCACGCCCAAGCCAGCCGCAACCACAGGCACAAGGGGGGAGATCCCAGCAGAGTCAAAATCAGAGAGGTCATCAAGGGCGCCCACCTCTTCAGCAACAAAGTAAAAGAGCTCAGCAGGAAGGTGGGTCTGGGGATGCTCCTCCGATCATTGATGCCAGGTATCGCTCTTTGCAGAGAGCCTGGTCACTTCTTTGGCATATGTGGCAAACCCAAGGTCTGTTTCATATGTGCTGTTCCTGGGCACCATATGGATGTGTGCCCTCGCTGGAATCAACCACTCCCTGCGGCATCCTATTATGGCAGTGCTAGTTTGGGTTTGGGCTTCTACCACTTGAAGGTTGATGAAAAAAGTCCTAGCCAATGGCTTAACCTGTCCAACTGCGGTGTTGTGAGAGTCTTAACTGGTCAGATTACCCTTGTGGAGCTGGAGAAAGAATTAGCTGACATTTACTGCAGGGATTGGCCATTCCAGATTAGAGAGCCAGGGAATTTTTTGGTCAGATTTCCCCCTCATAAGAAGATCTCAGACATTAAGAATTATCCCTCTTTTGGGTTGAGAAAAACTGGTGTTCAGGTAGAGGTCTTGGAATGGATAGGTGAAACTGACCCTCTTGAGGAACTTCAAGAAGTCTGGATACAGATTAGGAGCATACCCCCTAGATGGTGTGATTGGAAAGGCTTTGACCAGATTACTTCAGGTTTTGGTCTGATGCTGGATGTTGATTGGCCTACAATCTTTAAGTCCTTCTATGAAGTCG